In Bradyrhizobium guangxiense, one DNA window encodes the following:
- a CDS encoding hydrogenase maturation protein, with the protein MRILLLTHSFNSLTQRLHVELREGGHEVSVELDIHPDVTRESVALYQPDLVIAPFLKRAIPEDVWRSVRCLIVHPGPPGDRGPAALDWAILEGVSNWGVTVLQADGGFDAGPIWAFRTFPMRCAAKSSIYRNEVTTCAVAAVLEAIAAIEAGQPTPSPMPADDPRIRVRGPCRQADRMIDWQHDTSETVLRKIHSADGMPGLVDSLFFKDVRLFDAHEARGISGVPGTIVAHCDGALARATVDGAVWIGHVRQLVPKSLKRSAAKVFAEQAMPLPYRPDCGYAPIRYREQGEVGELQFSFYNGAMATSDCEALLNAYRAALARPTKVLLLTGGRDYWSNGIHLAEIEAADSAADESWRNINAIDDLAHTVIETTDRLVVSVIRGNAGAGGVFLSLAADEVWASDQVVLNPHYKDIGNLFGSEYWTYLLPRRAGAANAPRITQCRLPMGVAEAGRLGIIDRALSGGELAEGRLMSLAASMAADERFATRLADKQRRRAADEAHKPLQAYRDEELRRMRLNFYGFDPSYHVARYNFIHKVPKSRTPLTIAPHRSPRALDKSTRMAVRI; encoded by the coding sequence ATGCGCATCCTGCTTCTCACGCACTCCTTCAACAGCCTGACGCAACGGCTCCACGTCGAGCTCAGGGAGGGCGGCCACGAGGTCTCGGTCGAGCTGGATATCCACCCCGACGTTACGCGCGAAAGCGTGGCGCTGTATCAGCCAGATCTGGTGATCGCGCCGTTCCTCAAGCGCGCAATCCCCGAAGATGTCTGGCGTAGCGTGCGCTGCCTGATCGTCCATCCCGGTCCGCCCGGCGACCGCGGTCCGGCGGCGCTCGACTGGGCGATTCTGGAAGGTGTTTCCAATTGGGGCGTGACTGTGCTTCAGGCCGACGGCGGGTTCGACGCTGGTCCGATCTGGGCTTTCAGAACCTTCCCGATGCGGTGCGCGGCTAAATCCAGCATCTACCGCAACGAGGTCACGACGTGCGCGGTCGCGGCGGTGCTCGAAGCCATTGCAGCAATCGAAGCCGGACAGCCGACACCGTCGCCGATGCCTGCCGATGATCCCCGCATTCGGGTGCGCGGGCCCTGCCGGCAGGCCGACCGGATGATCGATTGGCAGCACGACACGAGCGAGACCGTCCTGCGCAAGATCCACAGTGCAGACGGAATGCCGGGCTTGGTCGACAGCTTGTTCTTCAAAGATGTCAGGCTGTTCGACGCCCACGAGGCGCGCGGCATCTCCGGTGTGCCCGGAACCATTGTGGCGCATTGCGATGGAGCCTTGGCCCGGGCCACGGTCGATGGTGCCGTCTGGATCGGCCATGTGCGGCAGCTTGTACCGAAAAGCCTGAAACGATCCGCAGCAAAGGTCTTTGCGGAGCAGGCGATGCCCCTGCCGTACCGACCCGATTGCGGCTATGCGCCCATACGATATCGCGAGCAGGGCGAGGTCGGCGAGTTGCAGTTTTCCTTTTACAATGGCGCCATGGCGACCTCTGACTGCGAAGCGTTGTTGAACGCCTACCGAGCTGCGCTGGCCCGCCCAACCAAGGTGCTTCTCCTGACCGGTGGACGTGATTACTGGTCCAACGGCATTCACCTCGCCGAGATCGAGGCGGCTGACAGCGCTGCGGACGAGTCTTGGCGCAACATCAATGCGATCGACGATCTTGCGCACACTGTCATCGAGACCACCGATCGGCTCGTCGTTTCCGTCATTCGCGGCAACGCCGGGGCGGGAGGGGTATTTTTAAGTCTCGCTGCCGACGAGGTCTGGGCGAGCGATCAGGTCGTCCTGAATCCACATTATAAGGACATAGGCAATCTCTTCGGCTCGGAATACTGGACTTATCTGCTGCCGCGCCGCGCGGGTGCAGCGAACGCCCCCCGGATCACGCAATGCCGCCTGCCGATGGGCGTGGCAGAGGCGGGGCGCCTTGGCATCATCGATCGTGCTCTGTCGGGCGGGGAGCTGGCGGAGGGCCGCCTCATGAGCCTTGCCGCGAGCATGGCGGCGGATGAACGCTTTGCGACGCGTCTTGCTGACAAGCAGCGACGTCGCGCAGCGGACGAAGCCCACAAGCCCTTGCAGGCCTATCGCGACGAGGAGCTGCGGCGGATGCGGCTTAATTTCTACGGATTCGATCCGAGTTACCACGTCGCCCGCTACAACTTCATTCACAAGGTGCCGAAGTCGCGCACGCCACTCACAATCGCACCCCATAGGTCGCCTCGCGCGCTCGACAAATCTACCCGCATGGCGGTGCGCATATGA
- a CDS encoding sigma-54-dependent transcriptional regulator produces MSFQGTILVVDDEVRSQEALRRVLNEDFEVLCAGSAADAEKLLEGEIVHAIICDQRMPHESGVSFLKRVRELWPDPVRMIISGYSESDDIIAGLNEAGIYQYITKPWQPDRLIDIVKEAVQLYRLQKETETAGVDVKATPEHIKRVVSVKRGAAKHLYDFNRIVHAPDSPMHAVIELGRRAAEYDISVLITGESGTGKELLARAIHYGSARAGKAFVVENCGALPDELLESELFGCKKGAFTGAYQDRIGLFEVADGGTIFLDEIGETSPAFQVKLLRVLQESEIRPLGAQRVRKVDVRVVAATNRDLEAEVEAGRFRRDLYYRLAAFPVHMPALWERPMDIPLIAEGVLSQVKTSFNRPGLRFASAALEGFVKYLWPGNVRELQNEIQRMAVLADSDELQAPTLLGRRNGRRTATGVIQNLNGAASLKDRVEDLEKSVIINSLEKYEGNISRVASELGLSRVGLRNKLSRYDLRKNGKGDAFS; encoded by the coding sequence ATGAGCTTCCAGGGTACTATTTTGGTAGTCGACGACGAGGTCAGGTCACAGGAGGCGCTACGCCGCGTCCTCAACGAGGATTTTGAGGTACTCTGCGCCGGCAGCGCAGCAGACGCTGAAAAGCTGCTCGAAGGGGAGATCGTCCACGCCATCATCTGCGATCAGCGCATGCCGCACGAATCCGGCGTCAGTTTCCTCAAGCGGGTGCGCGAGCTCTGGCCCGATCCGGTTCGCATGATCATCTCCGGCTATTCGGAATCGGACGACATCATCGCAGGGCTCAATGAGGCGGGCATCTATCAATACATCACGAAGCCCTGGCAGCCGGACCGGCTGATCGACATTGTCAAGGAGGCGGTCCAGCTCTATCGGCTTCAGAAGGAGACAGAGACCGCAGGGGTCGACGTCAAAGCAACGCCCGAGCACATCAAGAGGGTCGTTTCGGTCAAGCGCGGCGCAGCTAAGCATCTCTATGACTTCAACCGAATTGTGCACGCCCCGGACAGCCCGATGCATGCGGTCATTGAACTCGGCCGGCGGGCGGCCGAATACGACATCTCCGTGCTGATCACGGGCGAATCCGGAACCGGCAAAGAGCTGCTGGCACGCGCGATCCACTACGGCTCAGCCCGAGCCGGTAAGGCTTTCGTCGTTGAGAACTGTGGGGCGCTGCCTGACGAGCTCCTCGAAAGCGAGTTGTTCGGGTGTAAGAAGGGCGCTTTCACAGGCGCCTACCAGGATCGCATCGGTCTGTTCGAAGTTGCCGATGGCGGTACCATCTTCCTTGATGAAATCGGAGAGACCTCGCCGGCGTTTCAGGTGAAGCTGCTCCGCGTGCTGCAGGAGAGCGAGATCCGTCCGCTGGGCGCGCAACGTGTAAGGAAAGTCGACGTCCGTGTGGTGGCAGCCACCAATCGGGATCTTGAGGCCGAGGTGGAGGCGGGCCGCTTCCGCCGTGATCTCTATTACCGGCTGGCGGCGTTCCCGGTTCACATGCCGGCGCTTTGGGAGCGGCCGATGGATATACCCTTGATCGCAGAAGGAGTACTGTCTCAAGTCAAGACTTCCTTCAACCGGCCAGGTCTGCGCTTTGCCTCCGCTGCTCTTGAGGGCTTCGTCAAATACCTTTGGCCAGGGAACGTGCGCGAACTGCAGAACGAGATCCAGCGTATGGCCGTGCTGGCTGACTCGGACGAATTGCAGGCTCCCACGCTGCTCGGCCGGCGCAACGGCAGGCGGACCGCCACGGGGGTCATACAGAACCTGAACGGCGCAGCGAGCCTGAAGGACAGGGTGGAGGATCTGGAGAAGTCGGTTATCATCAACTCCCTGGAGAAGTATGAGGGCAATATCAGCCGGGTTGCCAGCGAGCTCGGCCTGTCCCGGGTAGGCCTGCGGAACAAGCTGTCCAGGTATGATTTGAGAAAAAATGGCAAAGGCGACGCATTCTCCTGA
- a CDS encoding sensor histidine kinase, with translation MAKATHSPDGSDSLLKLISDRGAIEFDHEREGAWIEVIRKMDEVYSDLLRYEVDLEHKNAELEEAQAFVTNVIESVSDILIVCDAKGQIQQVNSALQRTLDRANDEIVGWRMADIIDAADGAKLMSLLKPRSPSEVVDGELRFLTEGGSSDLFAINSSPRHDHRGRFIGVVLTGRPIGELRRAYEALHTAHQELQRVQRQLVEQEKMASLGRLVAGVAHELNNPISFVYGNVHTLMRYRTALTSYLDAVHGTSISSEAAALKKSLRIDAILEDLGPLLDGTMEGAVRISEIVKNLRRLSLSKLGEFDRVNIEPLINTAVLWAVRTKQVRLDIHMDIEADLWTCGNEGQLHQVIVNLVENAIDATRGTQEPRLKISARRNQNEILIRLSDNGPGIEQHNIGRIFEPFFTTKRVGEGTGLGLWISYGIVREHGAELTVVNAPEGGAIFSFALPAA, from the coding sequence ATGGCAAAGGCGACGCATTCTCCTGACGGATCCGACTCGCTGCTCAAGTTGATCAGCGATCGCGGTGCTATCGAGTTCGACCACGAGCGTGAGGGCGCTTGGATCGAAGTCATCCGCAAGATGGATGAGGTTTATTCCGACCTATTGCGTTATGAGGTCGATCTGGAACACAAGAATGCCGAGCTCGAGGAAGCTCAAGCATTTGTCACCAACGTCATCGAATCTGTCTCTGATATCCTCATCGTTTGCGACGCGAAAGGCCAGATCCAGCAAGTCAATTCCGCTTTACAGCGCACGCTTGACCGCGCCAATGACGAAATCGTCGGCTGGAGGATGGCAGACATCATTGACGCTGCCGATGGCGCCAAGCTCATGTCGCTCCTCAAGCCTCGGAGCCCGTCCGAGGTTGTGGATGGGGAACTCCGTTTCTTGACCGAAGGCGGCAGCTCAGACCTGTTCGCAATCAACAGCTCGCCCCGACACGACCATCGGGGCCGCTTCATTGGCGTGGTTCTGACTGGAAGGCCTATCGGCGAGCTTCGCCGAGCCTATGAAGCATTGCACACGGCTCATCAGGAGCTACAGCGAGTGCAGCGTCAATTGGTAGAACAGGAGAAAATGGCAAGTCTCGGCCGACTGGTGGCCGGTGTCGCTCACGAACTTAATAATCCCATCAGCTTCGTCTATGGAAACGTGCACACCTTGATGCGCTATCGCACGGCGCTGACATCCTACCTTGATGCCGTCCACGGCACATCGATAAGCTCCGAAGCTGCAGCCTTGAAGAAAAGCCTCCGCATTGACGCCATTCTAGAGGATCTCGGCCCGCTCCTGGACGGGACAATGGAAGGCGCCGTGCGCATTAGCGAAATTGTAAAAAACTTACGCCGGCTTTCCCTCAGCAAGCTCGGGGAGTTTGATCGCGTCAACATCGAGCCTCTGATCAACACCGCCGTGCTCTGGGCAGTCCGCACGAAGCAGGTTCGCCTCGACATTCACATGGACATCGAGGCGGATCTTTGGACTTGCGGGAATGAAGGGCAGCTCCACCAGGTTATCGTAAATCTCGTCGAAAACGCAATTGACGCGACGCGCGGCACTCAGGAGCCACGGCTAAAGATATCGGCTCGCCGCAATCAGAACGAGATCCTGATTCGTTTGTCCGATAACGGGCCCGGGATCGAACAGCACAACATAGGTCGCATATTTGAGCCGTTCTTTACGACCAAGCGCGTTGGAGAGGGCACCGGGCTCGGCCTTTGGATCAGCTACGGAATCGTGCGCGAACATGGTGCCGAACTGACTGTTGTCAACGCACCAGAGGGAGGGGCAATATTCTCCTTCGCTCTCCCGGCGGCGTAG
- a CDS encoding ABC transporter substrate-binding protein, with translation MGPWRVNGFTSQIAKVVALSAIVGLSIASWRVVSAAEIQVPDAVKTAGVLRMGLSNALPPLQFKDPETGEFRGMNVDIGREIAARLGVKAEFNEMLFAQYIPSLQTGRIDIIMGGLSDLPERHSIMEMVDYFRDFYQVYALSNSQLKELSDLCGKRAGAIRSTVWYKVMLAKSESDCVQKGMPAVKLIGTESTPDTRLQLTQGRIDAALQGFVEVPYMIAESKGLYKTIGEPFAPEFKAIGVRKGDVALRDAIADALDAMIKDGTYAKILARYQLSKLAISEVYLNSEPRK, from the coding sequence ATGGGACCGTGGCGAGTAAACGGGTTCACCAGTCAAATCGCGAAAGTTGTTGCCCTATCAGCAATTGTAGGGCTTTCCATTGCCTCCTGGAGGGTAGTGAGTGCAGCAGAGATCCAGGTGCCCGACGCAGTCAAAACGGCGGGAGTCCTGCGCATGGGGCTCAGCAATGCATTGCCACCGCTGCAGTTCAAGGATCCGGAGACGGGCGAATTCAGAGGGATGAATGTAGATATTGGCCGGGAAATCGCAGCACGTTTGGGCGTCAAGGCCGAATTCAATGAAATGCTATTTGCGCAGTACATCCCGTCACTGCAGACCGGTCGGATCGATATCATCATGGGTGGACTTAGCGACCTCCCTGAACGTCATTCCATTATGGAGATGGTCGATTACTTCAGGGATTTCTATCAGGTCTACGCACTTTCCAATTCTCAGCTAAAGGAGTTGTCCGATCTTTGCGGTAAGCGGGCCGGCGCCATTCGGTCCACTGTTTGGTACAAAGTGATGCTTGCAAAGAGCGAGTCGGACTGCGTTCAGAAGGGAATGCCGGCTGTGAAGTTGATTGGCACCGAATCAACGCCAGATACGCGGCTGCAGCTAACGCAAGGCCGAATTGATGCAGCACTGCAGGGCTTCGTCGAGGTTCCTTACATGATTGCGGAGTCCAAAGGCCTTTACAAGACGATCGGCGAGCCCTTCGCGCCAGAATTCAAGGCAATTGGTGTGCGTAAGGGCGATGTCGCGCTGCGTGACGCGATCGCCGACGCTCTGGATGCGATGATTAAGGACGGCACTTATGCAAAGATCCTGGCTAGATATCAGTTGAGCAAACTCGCTATTTCGGAAGTATATCTAAATTCGGAACCGCGAAAATGA
- a CDS encoding amino acid ABC transporter permease, with amino-acid sequence MSAVSKKPVRSSSGSSTLFSRPDLSLVEIVPPRYVGRWIMGVLVLGLLVLIVRAFANAQIEWNVVAKYLAAPTILAGFWHTMILSVLAMIVGVALGLAISIMRMSDNPLLVIVAFGYQWFFRGTPVILQLLIWYNLALIIPVIGIPGLWTAPTVDVITPFWAALLGLGINQGAYTSEVIRAGILSVDAGQHEAAQSIGMTRLHALWRIVLPQAMRVIVPPIGNEFIGMVKMTSLASVIQYTDLLYSAQNVYFVNQRVIELLIVAGAWYLLAVSILTPLQLLLEWRFARGTSVVRVR; translated from the coding sequence ATGAGCGCGGTGTCAAAAAAGCCTGTACGATCGAGCAGCGGTTCCTCCACTCTCTTTTCACGGCCCGATCTGTCGTTGGTCGAGATCGTGCCGCCGCGTTACGTCGGCCGCTGGATAATGGGCGTACTAGTTCTTGGTCTGTTGGTCCTTATTGTAAGGGCCTTCGCTAACGCGCAGATCGAATGGAACGTTGTTGCCAAATACTTAGCGGCGCCTACAATTCTCGCGGGCTTCTGGCATACGATGATCTTGTCCGTGCTGGCGATGATTGTCGGTGTCGCGCTCGGCTTGGCTATCTCGATTATGCGAATGTCGGATAATCCGCTCCTAGTCATCGTCGCATTTGGCTACCAATGGTTCTTTCGCGGGACGCCGGTAATCCTCCAGCTTCTGATTTGGTATAATCTAGCCTTAATCATCCCAGTCATCGGCATTCCCGGTCTGTGGACGGCCCCGACTGTCGATGTCATCACGCCCTTTTGGGCCGCGCTGCTTGGCCTTGGCATCAATCAGGGTGCCTATACCTCGGAGGTCATTCGCGCCGGAATCCTCTCGGTTGATGCGGGCCAGCACGAAGCGGCACAGTCGATTGGCATGACCCGTCTACACGCGCTCTGGAGAATCGTCCTACCTCAAGCAATGCGCGTGATAGTTCCGCCGATTGGTAACGAGTTTATTGGAATGGTAAAAATGACGTCACTCGCCAGCGTGATCCAGTACACCGATTTACTTTACAGCGCACAGAACGTGTACTTCGTCAATCAGCGCGTGATTGAGCTACTGATCGTAGCAGGCGCTTGGTATCTCCTCGCTGTCTCCATTCTCACGCCGCTTCAGTTGCTGCTCGAATGGCGGTTCGCGCGGGGAACATCTGTCGTGAGGGTCCGATGA